The Halotia branconii CENA392 region TGTCGAAGTGTCGAAACTCAGTGCATCGCTGACAACTGACAACTGAAAATTTACCCAATAGTCAAAATCCAACTTCCCAAGTAACGCAGTAGTGGCACATCTCCAGGAGAAAGAATTTGACAGTTGAAATAATAAGTACCACCAAACGCAGGATTTTGGACATTAGAAAAAACTAACTCAACTTTGGTTCCTGCTGGCACTGGTTCTTGGGGAAATATTTCAATCACCCCGCCTTCTTTATCCCACTTGACTTCTGAAAGTGGAACTGCTTTGCCTTTAACCCGGACTTCTATCTTTTTGGGGTCAAAAGTTCCTTTATAATAATTTGGGTATGTAACAGCAAACTGAGCAGCTGCCAACTTCATTTTATTGGCTGGAATCCTCAAATTGTAGCGATCCCAGGAATTAGCTTGTCCACCAAAATCTAACCGG contains the following coding sequences:
- a CDS encoding DUF2808 domain-containing protein; this translates as MRHLLFSKSQRQLPLRLLSALAVTSCLITGLQTATWAQNGLPGFTLFSGVKSENQLPFRLDFGGQANSWDRYNLRIPANKMKLAAAQFAVTYPNYYKGTFDPKKIEVRVKGKAVPLSEVKWDKEGGVIEIFPQEPVPAGTKVELVFSNVQNPAFGGTYYFNCQILSPGDVPLLRYLGSWILTIG